In the genome of Cryptococcus neoformans var. neoformans B-3501A chromosome 5, whole genome shotgun sequence, the window AATTAGCTCCGGGTTAGCTGGGTTACCCCACATTTTTCCCAGGACTTCGAAAGGAGTGGATGAGTTTGTGCACCAGTTGTGAATGAGATAAATGTCTCACGTGATTTGAGGACAAACATGACGGAAGAAGGTTTGGCAGGGAATCTGGTCGCTGGTTCGATGTTTGTTTGTTAAGTTGGCGGGCGAGAGAAGTGCAGGCGGGGCATGGATATAGAAGAGAGGATCGCTGTGGCAGCAGACTAAAGTGGCGACAAAACTCCCCGTCACCACAAAATGAAGAATGAAGCATCATGACAGAGGCACGCCACATAGTTACGTAAGGCACACCAGGCCGCGCGTTGACCCCTCGTCACCAGGAATCTGGAAGTAGTCCTACTCCGTACAACTCACAtatttcctcctttccctcaaAACTCACCAATCCTCTACACTCTAACCAACAAGTAGTATTGTACAATGGTATGTTCAGGTTGTTACTGTCTGATGAGTGCTGACAGTTGATCTTCCATAAGGGTCAAGCACCATCCAGCGGCGCTGGAAACAATAAGAAAGGCAACTCCAAAGACAACAAAGACAAGGTTGGTTCTTGTGTTTCGATGTAGCATCGCAAGAGATTGATTTGCTGACTGACTTCGGTAGCCTAAGTGGGAGCCCCCTGTGCCTACTCGTATCggtaagaagaagagacgcGGACCCGATGCGTCGTCCCGACTTCCAGCTGTATATCCCACCACTCGATGCAAACTCAAGTtattgaagatggagaggatacAAGACTACCTTCtcatggaagaggaatttGTGTCTAATCAGGCATCGCAGTCTGGTGAAGATAGGACGGCGGCAGATCGAACTCGGGTGGACGAGCTTCGTGGCTCGCCTATGGGAGTCGGCACTTTGGAAGAGATCATTGATGACGATCACGCCATTGTGTCTTCCGGAGGTGGATCTGAATACTATGTTGGGATCATGTCCTTCGTTGATAAGGACCTGCTTGAACCCGGTTGCTCAGTTCTCCTTCACCACAAGACGCACGCTGTTGTGGGAGTGCTTGCCGATGACACCGATCCCATGGTCTCTGTCATGAAACTTGATAAAGCCCCCACTGAAAGCTATGCTGATATTGGAGGCCTGGAAAGTCAAATTCAAGAAATCAAAGAGTCAGTTGAACTTCCACTTACACACCCCGAACTTTatgaagagatgggcaTCAGACCGCCCAAAGGT includes:
- a CDS encoding hypothetical protein (Match to EST gb|CF186009.1|CF186009; HMMPfam hit to AAA, ATPase family associated with various cellular activities (AAA), score: 290.7, E(): 2.2e-84) codes for the protein MGQAPSSGAGNNKKGNSKDNKDKPKWEPPVPTRIGKKKRRGPDASSRLPAVYPTTRCKLKLLKMERIQDYLLMEEEFVSNQASQSGEDRTAADRTRVDELRGSPMGVGTLEEIIDDDHAIVSSGGGSEYYVGIMSFVDKDLLEPGCSVLLHHKTHAVVGVLADDTDPMVSVMKLDKAPTESYADIGGLESQIQEIKESVELPLTHPELYEEMGIRPPKGVILYGVPGTGKTLLAKAVANQTSATFLRIVGSELIQKYLGDGPKLVRELFRVAEENAPSIVFIDEIDAIGTKRYDSTSSGEREIQRTMLELLNQLDGFDTRGDVKVIMATNKIENLDPALIRPGRIDRKIEFPLPDTKTKRHIFKLHTSRMSLADDVDIEELVMTKDELSGADIKAVCTEAGLLALRERRMRVTRTDFTTAREKVLYGKDENTPAGLYL